tatttcacacagctgtccttacaataaaataaacaacattaaagtaatctccaaaacgtgcgaggcacaaaacgtgtacacggccaagtatatcagcctgcgcgtgCAGGAGCGAGGGccgagggggaggagcaaccccttagtctccaccatgatacgtcatcattacagttgGCCAGCAGAATGGTGGGTAATGGAGGACGGAAGGCCCGCTGTCTCAGTCGTACGAGGACGCCGGCTCTCTTCCCCTTTCTCCGGCTGCGTTTCTGTCAGCGCCGCCGGGTCTCCCAGACAGAGGGCTCTGCTCCATTGTTTGTAAACAGAGCGTCGGCGTTTAGGAAATTAAAGTCTGGTTTACGGTGAGCAACCGAATGGCCTATTCTTATAAGTGTATCTCTGTCATACATTATTAAActaactacttctactactaaaaacaataaataaatagctaaaatagttaaaatgaacaaaaaaactgcattgctgtACAGGAGCATGCAACACGGCAGCCATCCTCGGCGCCATCTTgaacctttctttcctttccttgatttgatttgatttttgatCGGCTGGAGGAGTGGCAGGGGACCACGGACGAGACCTGCACCCCGCTGGCGCCAGACATGGTGAGCAATGGGGGGGGTCCGCTGATGACATGGAGCTGTTCTGccaggcccaggaagccgatccAGAGATGGCGGGGGTGTGGGTCTTCCTACAGTCGGGGCAACGCCtgccctggactgctgtgatcCCGCACGGCCCCACCGTCAAGTCatactgctcacagtgggacagcctcGCCTTGAGAGGGGGGTTGTTGTATTGGCGTTGGGAGGGGCCGGTGCACAGCCAAGTCCTGTGTTACAGGGAGTGCATGGACCTGCCGGCGTGGGGCACTTTGGTGTGGCGAAGACGCTGCACCGGCTGTGCCAGCAGTTTCACTGGGTGGGGTGCCGTCAAGATGTGGAGCTGTTCGTGCACTGTTGCAATACCTATGCGGTGCGTAAGGGCCCCAGCGACCGGTCGCACGCCCCCCTGTAACAGCTTCGGTTGGGCGCCCCGATGGAGTGGGTGGGCATAGACTTGCTGGGACCCCTTCCCTGCACTGATCAGGGGAACCGCTACGTGCTCGTGGCCCTCGACTATTTTATCAAGTGGCCTGAGGCATACGCAGTCCCGGGACCAGAGTGCTACAACCTCGGCAGAGTGGTTGGGGGAAGAGATGTTCTGCCATTTCAGAGCACCGGAGGAGCTGCACAATGACCAGGGCAGAAACTTTGAGTCACAGgtcatgaaagaggtgtgtgatcggctggggggggtgcagaagACGTGCACCATGCCCCTTCACCTGCAGAGCGATGGTCTGGTGGAGCGTTTCAACTGGACGTTCATCACATAGTTGTCTGCGCTCACCTCCCGACATCAGCGTGACTGCGAAAGACACCTGCCTCTGGTCCTGTGGACATGCCACTCTGCTGTCGAGGAGTCTACTGGCTGCACCCCCCGCCCTGCTTATGTTCGGATGCGAGCTGAGGACTCTGTTGGACTTAGCTTTCAGCAGCCCCCTGGAGCCTGAGATGAGGGGTGAACCAAGCCCGGAGTACCTTTGGCAACTGCAgcaactgcaaccctgcacacTTTCACAAGGTGCCATCTGACAGAGGCGGGGGGCGGCAGAAGTGGGCATACAACATACAGTATCACGGGTGCCCCCTGGCCCCAGGAGATCAAGTGTGGGTCTACAACCCCCTGAGGAAACGCAGGCTTTGCCCTAAGTTCATGGACAGCTGAGTAGGTCCCAGCGTCATCCTGGACCAGCTGTCAGATCTTTGTCGAGCCCCAGAAGAACTCAAGTTCCTCTTCTCTTGAccaaggccttatacaaggccctgtgcttaaggagggtctctgcctcgacccTGGCCgccgtggtcttactccactttacagcatggcTGTAATGAGCGGTCCATGTCGCGGCATTTGGCctggtgttggaccaggacttcatcAACTTgcatcggaagggccaaccaaagacgcacaaagtactggtggggatgctggatcggagctgccagtcggttaAATAACTTTTGAAAATGTCCTTTGTAAGGGCTTTCTGTATTGTGCGAGGCAAGGGGTGCACCTGCACAAGGTAGAGCAACGTGGagaggatgtccaccttcagcacaaatgttttccctattaaggagaggcatattgtcctccacaaacccattttccgcCTGGCTTTAGTCAAACGTTTTAAtctgagaaagggaaaaaaaaagtatatggagaaagagaggcacaGCACCTTGTAGCATTGACCCAGCTCTTTGACTcaagctcagtgtgtgtggattttgcgtgttctccccatattcctttaagttttctctgggtgctctggtttcctccatcactctaaagatgtgtttcagctcaTCTGATGTCTCTACATTGCCCtacatgtgtgtgattgccttgtgtcccatccagggtggaaATGGTCCACTTCTGTCCATTTTAAAGAACATGATTCTGCACGCTGTAGCCTACTGTTGTGCGctcagtgtgtgaggagcagtCATTTGCCACCTCGGCTGGCATGAGGGTGTGTCCTTACTCTTCAGGCACCACGGAGCCCCTGCATGAAGGTAATGAATTTGCAGAAGGTTACAGTCCATACATTTGGATGGAGACAATGacagcacctggctgtaatTCATGTATAATAATTAAAGGCGTCAATGCCGAAGCAGCCTTACGTGCGTGATGCATATAACTCATGTAAGTGTGTGGAGCTTTgcgcacactgacacacagtgcacattttttatttgcgctgttaatttatttatttaatttctttattatttttttcttcattattcctcgcgggggggtgcggtggtgcagtgggttagaccgcagtcctgctctccggtgggtctggggttcgagtccctcttggggtgccttgcaacggactggcgtcccgtcctgggtgtgtcccccccccggccttacgccctgtgtgttgccgggtaggctccggttccccgtgaccccgtatgggacaagcggttctgaaaatgtgtgtgtgtgtgtgtgtgtgtgtgtgtgtgtgtgtattcctcgCAGAGCGGGAGCGTCCGGCCACGTGAGCTTGCACCGCGCGTGTGCAGCCCATGTTCATAAACGGTGTCATTCGATGGCTTGACCTTCGTTGGAAAGAAAGTGAGCGTGACACGAATTAAACGTGAgtagaaaaatgcagcatacaGTCAAACTGGGCCAAGAGACAGCTGCTTTACCACTGGTTATTGCACTTGTACTATTACTTTAGTTCGCTTTTATTGCCCATTCATATACGAGAAGTACTTTACAAATAAACGCAATTACTGCAGAGGTCTCTGCAGCGCTTCCAGAAGTTTCTGACACACGTGCCAGCGCAAAGTGGGGTCAAATAAGCGCACTGGCCTGGGAGCgtgtgataaataataaatttgcatttattgaaagTCAAGTTTCACTTGTCGCATACATACAACTATccttagtacgacgtgcagtgaaatgcttttttccgaCTGTCCGTAATACGgactaataacacacacacacacacacacacacacactttctgaaccgcttgtcccatgtggcgtcgcggggaaccggagcctaacccggcaactcagggcatagggccagcgggggaggggacacacccaggacaggacgccagtccgtcgcaaggcaccccaagcgggactcgaaccccagacccactgaagagcaggacccaatccagcccactgcaccaccaggcccCTAGTATAACATACATAAAGTAAGATAAAAgtataatagtaaaataaaaatatacacacacacacacacacacacacacacacacacacacacacacacattttcagaaccgcttgtcccatacggggtcacggggaaccggagcctacccgggaacacaggggcgtaaggccagagggggaggggacacacccaggacaggacgccagtccgtcgcaaggcaccccaagcgggactcgaaccccagacccactgaagagcaggacccagtccagcccactgcaccaccaggcccCTAGTATAACATACATAAAGTAAGATAAAAgtataatagtaaaataaaaatatagtgatctaaaaatgtagaataacaaaaatataataaaaatgtattataaatatgcTGTAATAGGACCAAGGGGAGCTTaaatagctctgtgtaaatagttattaCTACTGTTCATGTCTGTACATAGTGTGGTATTCTGTTATGATTGGTTGTCTTATCGTTTAAGTGCAGTTTGCCACGAGGGGGATTCTGGGGGGGTTTAGAGGTGGCACCTCAACCGTCGGGGGTGGCAGGGGCCCTCGGAGTGATTTAGGGGGACTCTCCAGTGTTAAGCGGTACTGTTTGTGGTGTCTTTGTTAAAACTACTCAAAAGACATGAAGTTGGGGGACAGTCGTTTTAAGTCTGTTGGTGTGGAGAAGACATGGGTCggttatatttttttgaagccagaaaggggattgttatgggaaagactttgtcttgacaatgtattttatgtaatggttgcttagtgATTTTGTTGACCTACTGTAGGAAAatagtgttgggtttgtttgattgtggatttttaatgtattgttttggttgtgtgtattattattattgataactttattaaataaagtttggaaaaaaaaaagacatgaagttttatactgcaacttaaaagtgttttatgtgttttgaaggatttatgtgacatgatgacttgggttgagctggtattgggggacagtcctttcgtggatatgtttgtgtggggaagacataggtcagttatattttttgaaaccaggaagggggattgttatgggaaagactttgtcactgtcttgataatgtattttatgtaatggctatttagtaagttttgttgaccaactgtaggaaaaatggttttgggtttgtttgactgtggattttttgatgtttgtttttggttgtgtattttattgatcactttattaaataaggtttaattaaaaaaaaaaaaaaaaaaaaatgacttcatCTAGATGTTTGACTGCTAGGCCATATTAAGTCTTATTTATCCTGTTATGTTATAGTTCGTAGGTGCTGCCTTGCCatcaaaacatgcagtaaattaGTCATTTTAGTACTCTACAGCTGTTTCAGAACAAAAGATAGCAAATGCTGACCAGTTTTGACTCTTCCCGGTTGTTTTTCTTGGGTTAGCCTCAGTCTGTTTACcagtggtaatttttttgtcaggCTGAGATGTTTAAAATTGAGTGGAAAACCTAGGTagtttgtattaaaatattaatgtgtgcagCCCTGATTGCTTATTTGTTAAACTGTTGAACTTCAGATTCAAGTACAGTCACTGGTGCAATCTTGGGAACAAGTTgagaatttaattcatttagcaggagcttttcttcacagcaacatacctcttacaaaaagtacaatttgtgcactcAGTAATGTGGAGTAACACTAATGTGCTTGTGACCCCATGCCGAGGTGTAAGGGTACAGCATGGAGGCCGGCCGCTACGAGGTCCTGGCTGCTGTGGGTGAGGGCGCCTCCGGACGCGTGTTCAAGGCACGCGAGACCGGCGGCTGCCAGCGCCTCGTGGCCCTCAAGAAGGTCAGGGTCCTCGAGCAGATGGAGGAAGGCGTGCCTGCCTTCGTGATCCGCGAGGTGGGACTGCTGCGCAAGTTGGAGGCCTTCGACCACCCCAACGTGGTCAAGTAAATCGAAAAACCCTCCTCAtagatgtttttattgtcatgtttgttgttaataataataataataataataataataagaataagaataagaataagaatataaataattttcattatttatcatttaactTCTGCTCcgtgtgatttacaatgttgaaTAATCCAACttgattcatttacacagctaggtattCTTGGTTCATTCAAGGTAGGTACCTTGGTCGAGCCTATTAAAGCAGGAGAATTGATTCGGACCTGGGACCTTAGCATTGCAGGGAAACGGCCCTAACAATTACATGACCTGCTCACCACACATTACCATTTTCTGGGTTATATTTGCAGGTTATGTGAACCCTGTTGTAACCTGTAGGTTGTTtcttcaagccccacttggtgctattgctgcagtactcttgatcaaagtatttactctgaactgacctGCAAAAATACATGAGTGCTGTATCAGTGTATACATATTACAAGTCATTATGGATAAtattatagtacagtatagtagTAATACAGCAAAGTATTACTGCCCTGTTTCTGGACAGTTAAAACCAGCTGTTGATCTCTGAGTGTAAGTAGAGCTcttttctatttgtttattcagggtAAGGCTGAGTtctaaatttattaattcatattacTTGTTTTCTAGGTTAttagatgtttcagttgaagTCGAAAATCAGACCCCAGAGCTGACTTTAGTGTTTGAATATGTTGATCaagatttgtgtgcatttcttgcCTCGGTAGCAGAGACTGGTCTCAGCAGGGGGAAAATTAAGGTGAGATGTCCTTTTTGTCATAGTCCATGCAATATCAACTGTTAAACCTTTGATCCACAATAGTTTATGTCATTAATGTAGTTACCcatgtaattttctgaaaaccatTATGTTATGTGAATTCAGTCTCCGTTATGTTaatactgttgtattttttcatttagctgatgcttttctccaaagtgactgaggtTTTCATACTAAGCTACtaccattatttactcatttatacacatttcatttttaaaaacaaaaaaagcttacACACTCATGCACCTACATGGCTATGATTTGATTTACTGCACAGGTTTGGATCAGCCTGTCAGTTGGTACAGGTGtccctccagtttcctcctttctgtaaaagaaaaaggtgtccccatgtatctcctcctgTCCTCGCAGGACAtaatgttacagctgctgcgAGGCCTAGACTTCCTTCACACCAACATGCTGGTGCACCGAGACCTGAAGCCGCAAAATGTGCTGGTCAGCAGCCACGGTGAGATCAAGATTGCGGATTTTGGTCTGGCGCGGATCTACAGCCACCACATGGCTCTCACGCCCATCGTAAGTCTGCACTGACTGGATCCTGACATGCTAGTGTTTTAACCCTAACAATTTGTACAAGTGAATATGTCACTGGACAGAAACTAAACTAAGTATTCTGCCTCCTAAACCCATCACCCTGTAATAAATTCATAACAAAGTCCTGTGGTCTTATGCAGCCTGACACATTCTTTGCTGTTCTCTAGatgatgacatcacttcctgtggGTATGTGCTCCTCAGGTGGTGACCCTGTGGTACAGAGCTCCGGAGGTCCTGCTACACTTCGGCTACATGTCCTCCGTGGACATGTGGAGCACTGGCTGCATCTTCGCTGAGCTCTTCCTCCTCAGGTAGGGAGAGCACAGTAAACCACTGTACACCCCCCGCTGCATCACGGAGACACGCTTGCGTGTAACACACATCTGGCTGCACTTCTTTTTGGCAGACCCTTGTTTTGCGGCTATTCTGACAtacagcagctccagaaaatcaTAGAGTAAGTCACTACATGTCCTCTTTAATAGTGAGATGATTTCATGGTCAGCGATGCTTTGTAGCTTTGCAGGCTGGGGGTATCAATGCTTACAGAGTAACTTAGGGTTAAATTGGGTTAAGGTTAAGAGTCACATTGCGTTAAGGTTAGAGTCAAATTAGGTGTTCCCAGATAGCTCGAGTGTGTAACTCTTCCTTGTTGGTCCTCAGTGTGATCGGCCTGCCTGCACAGGAGGACTGGCCTACCGAGAGCCCCATCCCGTACCCTGCCAACTGGAAGAGTGGTAATACCTTAAATCAGCTGCTGCCGAACTTGCACCAGGAAGAGAGGGACCTGCTCTTGGTAAGTTTTAATGGATGCGAGTCTTGCAATAGTGTGTAAAGTAGGAgatggaagtattttttttttggaaattggaGCAATGGTCTTCCTATTAGTGAACTGGTCACTGATTGACGGTACTTTGGGATTGGCATATCCACATCTACACTCCTTGGGATGTTGGTGAAATGCCCTGTTGGATTCTGAGTTAATGAGAATGACTTTGTTTCTAAATCAGAATTCACAGCCCGTTCCTGCCAGGGTGTGATGGGGGGAACCAGTTTAAAGGCAGCTGGAATACCTCACTAGCCCAGCGCTGTGAGAAAAGGCTAAATTGGTAACAGTCCATTTAATCGAGGGCCCAAGTTCTGGACTGGAGATCCCGATGTACTGTAAGCCACGAGAAGCAGGCTTGAGGACCACTGCAGGGATACAGGTTTCTTTGCAGGGGTGTGTTGGAACAGGGGATTGACTGTGTTTTGTCGGTGTGCCCACAGCAGTTTCTGGTCTTTAACCCATCCAAGCGTGTCTCAGCCTTTGAGGCTTTGAGACACACCTTCCTGGCTGAGCAGTAGCACCGCTACCCAGGGACCCTATGGCTGCTGAAGAGCTGGCGGAATAACGATTAATTCATGGCGGTACCTTCGCTCGAAAGAGATGAGGACTGTTGCCAGTTGTTCACTTCAATAAGTGATAAGTGttatttcctttcttcctttctgaATGTGTCAGTTTTTACTTGAGGGCAGAAGATTCACATCCTACCTGTGTTCATCTCAGAGATGTGCAACATGACGGTAACTGGTACTGTTCCAGAGTTTAGGTGCTCAATATCTAAAGGTGTGCCCGCCTACTGGGGTCTTACTGATCAGAGGTACCAACTTAGATTTTCTGAAATGGCCCAACATTTCTTAAGATGACATTGTAGCATGCTGTGCTCTGGGtatggatggggcaaagaagggcgCACAGAAGGCGTTCATTcggaacgtttattggaacaccaacaGGCAGTGagagattttttctttcattttcctatggatcagaatggattactaGCCCACcgaaggtgtctggctccacacactgtccaattcaacaggtaaaaatttcttcattcatcatttccggttACTAAActctttattgaataaataaatcccaaaaactgtcaaattcaagttttgtcacgtacacaaccatacttagtacaacgtgcagtgaaatgcttttccgactgtccatGGTACATACTCAtagtaagataaaaatacacacacacacacacacacacagttccaccgtgcccccccccccaaataaaatagcaattaaaatcatactacaggaaaaaaagaaatataatgaaaatataatagaaatgaacagaagaagaataatatgTATGAGGGGACATATACAAAACATATGTATTCAAGTATGTGAACAAAGTGAATGTAACTCcaatattaaagattaaatcagaaaaaagtacgtgtgcaatgttgtgcaaaaaaaagctATGCAATATTCGGCTGAGGTAgtgattattgtttattcaagtATAGTCTCTACTCCATGGTGCTTTCCTGGTCAAGAGCCCGGATGGCCTGtgggaagaagctcctcctcattctctctgtgttggccttCAGGAAACAAAAGTGCTTCCCTGTCTGCAGCAGGGTGAAAAGTTAGTTTTTCACATCTCCTCAAGTTTTATGCCgttattttttttgcatcagtcatttttcttttgcacttaaATGGGAGTTGTAGCATAAGCATACAAATGTTATTGCTGCACAGaagtgttattgttgctgctgacttgcaacacacacacacagacttcagTTGCTCATCCtccagtagatcagagagcagcttcactcctgagtctcctgggtgattgtagctcagatccagttctctcaggtgtgaacagggctttgaacgcagagctgaagccagagaagcgcagcctctctctgtgacacaacagccagagagTCTCTTACATCTGTCACATACACATTAAACACTTCATTCTCCCTGATACACACTTCAATGGTCACTTACCCTGTTTATTTCCCAGTAGTTCTGACCTTagtatctccagtttacagtgtttgttcccaAGTCAAGCAGAGAGTATCTTCACTCCTAAATcttgcaggtcattgtcactcaggtgtgaacaggagtttgcggtgagaactgaggccagagcttcacaggATCGCTCTGTTAGTCCACACTGGTTCAGCCTTAACAAGACAATATTTGGACAGATATTTTatgccaaaaatatttaatttatgaagtATTGGAAGTTTACACATCTGCAAGGTGCCTCGTTATGTTATACTGTTTccttaatttaaacattcactttcagaaaattaagtTCCAAAATTTAGATTGACAattagaaacattaaaaaaaagataacatttgggacatttttgggaaagaaagtactgcattcatttacaaagaaatggatttgtattttactgttagttCCTTATGACTAATCTGAACTACCATTAGACCAGAGTACTTATAGAGCTGTTCTGGAGACCTTGACCActggcagcagcctcagaagGCCTTCCTCTgatctgatgtatttcttcagATCAAACACGTCCAGTTCCTTGtctgacatcagtaacacaaaggccagagctgaccactgtTCAGGTGAGAGGTGTTTGGCTGAAAGATTTCCTGAGCTCAGGTAACCTTGGACTTCCTCCACTAGACAATTGTCATTGAGTTCATTAAGACAGTGGAGTAGATTGATGGTTCTCCTCTTcttgatgtactgtactgtcttgtcaGTATCAAATGATCTGATTCTTCTCTTTG
This Scleropages formosus unplaced genomic scaffold, fSclFor1.1, whole genome shotgun sequence DNA region includes the following protein-coding sequences:
- the LOC114909700 gene encoding cyclin-dependent kinase 6-like: MEAGRYEVLAAVGEGASGRVFKARETGGCQRLVALKKVRVLEQMEEGVPAFVIREVGLLRKLEAFDHPNVVKLLDVSVEVENQTPELTLVFEYVDQDLCAFLASVAETGLSRGKIKDIMLQLLRGLDFLHTNMLVHRDLKPQNVLVSSHGEIKIADFGLARIYSHHMALTPIVVTLWYRAPEVLLHFGYMSSVDMWSTGCIFAELFLLRPLFCGYSDIQQLQKIIDVIGLPAQEDWPTESPIPYPANWKSGNTLNQLLPNLHQEERDLLLQFLVFNPSKRVSAFEALRHTFLAEQ